One stretch of Kwoniella newhampshirensis strain CBS 13917 chromosome 5, whole genome shotgun sequence DNA includes these proteins:
- a CDS encoding hydroxyacylglutathione hydrolase, translating into MKVIPYQARSDNWMYLVIDETSNQAAVVDPYDAPKISKAVKDNGVEVTTLLTTHHHDDHSGGNTKFLSLHSGLRAYGGSKQAPGTNTIVKEGDTFKIGQDIDVKCLHTPCHTQDSICFFLEDKKANQRGVFTGDTLFLAGCGRFFEGTPEEMHTALTHLGKLPDDTLVFNGHEYTRGSAKFGLTVEPDNEALKGLLKKAESDSCTTGKSTIGDEKSWNVFMRLGTQEAKKATGESDPVKVMKKLRDLKNAM; encoded by the exons ATGAAA GTGATTCCTTACCAGGCTCGATCGGACAACTGGATGTATCTTGTCATCGACGAGACATCCAACCAAGCAGCCGTCGTGGACCCTTATGACGCACCCAAGATCTCAAAGGCTGTCAAAGATAAcggagtggaggtgacCACGCTGTTGAccactcatcatcatgatgACCATTCCGGGGGAAACACAAAATTC CTGTCTCTTCACTCCGGCCTGAGAGCCTATGGAGGATCAAAACAAGCTCCGGGTACGAACACAATCGTGAAGGAAGGTGATACGTTCAAGATCGGTCAAGACATCGATGTCAA ATGCCTTCATACCCCGTGTCATACTCAGGACTCTATCTGTTTCTTCCTCGAGGACAAGAAAGCCAATCAGCGAGGTGTATTCACAGG CGACACCCTGTTCCTGGCGGGATGTGGCCGTTTCTTCGAAG GCACTCCCGAGGAAATGCACACTGCCCTGACGCACTTGGGCAAGTTGCCTGACGACACTCTGGTCTTCAACGGTCACGAATATACGAGAGGTTCGGCCAAGTTCGGCTTGACGGTTGAGCCGGATAACGAGGCTTTGAAAGG CCTCTTGAAGAAAGCAGAGAGCGACTCATGTACGACTGGCAAGTCTACTATCGGCGACGAGAAGTCCTGGAACGTATTCATGCGACTAGGTACACAAGAGGCCAA GAAAGCGACGGGCGAATCTGATCCAGTcaaggtgatgaagaagttgagaGATTTGAAGAATGCCATGTGA